Proteins encoded together in one Helicobacter pylori window:
- the rplS gene encoding 50S ribosomal protein L19: MKNRYIQQFEDAQLKDKTMPVFKAGDTLKLGITIKEGEKTRTQYFEGVCIAIRGNGVDKTFCVRKIGANNIGVEKIFPFYSESLASVEVLRVGRVRRAKLYYLRDRRGKAARIKEVRH; the protein is encoded by the coding sequence ATGAAAAACCGCTACATCCAGCAGTTTGAAGACGCTCAATTAAAAGACAAGACCATGCCAGTATTTAAGGCCGGCGATACTTTGAAGCTTGGTATCACCATTAAAGAAGGCGAAAAAACACGAACTCAGTATTTTGAAGGCGTGTGCATTGCGATTAGAGGCAATGGCGTGGATAAGACTTTTTGCGTGCGTAAAATAGGGGCTAACAATATCGGCGTGGAGAAAATTTTCCCTTTTTATAGTGAAAGTTTGGCGAGCGTTGAGGTGTTGCGTGTGGGTAGGGTGCGTCGCGCGAAGCTCTACTACTTGCGCGATAGGAGAGGTAAGGCAGCAAGGATTAAAGAAGTCCGCCATTAA
- the trmD gene encoding tRNA (guanosine(37)-N1)-methyltransferase TrmD, whose product MKFSVLTLFPQLILPYFEDSILKRALEKNLFELEVLNLRDFSANKYQKADHTLIGGGAGQILDPEMVENALHSVKNPKHTIFLSAVGKPFKQIDAMRLAQKKHVVLVCGRYEGFDERSIELGADEVFCIGDFILTGGELGALCLIDSIARYIQGVLGNAQSLENESFENHYLEAPNFANAVFKSKEINKIPAPLEYSKGNHAKIKQLKLDLSKLRTKFYRLDLFKQHKS is encoded by the coding sequence GTGAAATTCAGCGTTTTGACCCTTTTCCCGCAACTCATCTTGCCTTATTTTGAAGATTCTATTTTAAAAAGAGCGTTAGAAAAAAACCTTTTTGAATTAGAAGTATTAAACCTCAGAGATTTTAGTGCTAATAAATATCAAAAAGCGGATCACACGCTCATTGGTGGGGGTGCGGGGCAGATTTTAGACCCTGAGATGGTAGAAAACGCGCTCCACTCTGTTAAAAACCCTAAACACACGATTTTTTTAAGCGCGGTGGGCAAGCCTTTCAAGCAAATAGATGCGATGCGTTTGGCTCAAAAAAAGCATGTCGTTTTGGTGTGCGGGCGTTATGAGGGCTTTGATGAACGCTCTATTGAATTGGGTGCTGATGAGGTTTTTTGTATAGGCGATTTTATTTTAACAGGGGGCGAGCTTGGGGCGTTGTGCTTGATAGATAGTATCGCTCGCTACATTCAAGGGGTTTTGGGTAACGCCCAATCTTTAGAAAATGAGAGCTTTGAAAACCATTATTTGGAGGCCCCTAATTTCGCTAACGCTGTTTTTAAATCCAAAGAAATCAATAAAATCCCTGCTCCTTTAGAATATTCTAAAGGAAATCATGCTAAAATCAAGCAACTAAAACTTGATTTGTCAAAATTAAGGACGAAATTCTACCGCCTTGATTTATTCAAACAGCACAAATCATGA
- a CDS encoding NYN domain-containing protein, translated as MEKTETTIFVDWENLLADLKAIQETDERLKEPNFNFNNPEQLLALIRSFLEPEEELKRIYFYVSEPFTEVEPRIKSDKKEELEEYKEKNPKEYEKKVRKSGIIQSFNHAIAQQNQVKLRVGRVMPEFVYEFEDEEVYGLEPKIPIPKLKLRQKQIDALLAHDITKLYCTKPLGCVVLFSKDTDFVPVLEAAWEKGFEVFIANIQESPNSVPSDLKKSCNVRERSVAEIVGNLPKNQYTPKKKNFSPNEPFNNPFKDQLFKKN; from the coding sequence ATGGAAAAAACTGAAACCACGATTTTTGTGGATTGGGAAAATCTTCTCGCCGATTTGAAAGCAATCCAAGAAACGGATGAGCGTTTAAAAGAGCCTAATTTTAATTTCAACAACCCTGAGCAACTCTTAGCGCTAATCCGTTCGTTTTTGGAGCCTGAAGAGGAATTGAAGCGGATCTATTTTTATGTATCTGAGCCTTTCACAGAAGTTGAACCTAGAATCAAGAGCGATAAAAAAGAAGAACTTGAGGAGTATAAAGAGAAGAATCCTAAAGAATATGAGAAAAAAGTGCGTAAATCAGGGATTATCCAATCTTTCAACCATGCGATCGCCCAACAAAATCAAGTGAAATTACGAGTCGGGCGGGTAATGCCCGAATTCGTATATGAGTTCGAAGACGAAGAAGTCTATGGTCTAGAACCCAAAATTCCCATACCGAAGTTAAAGTTGCGTCAAAAACAAATTGATGCGCTGTTGGCACACGATATTACCAAGCTATATTGCACCAAACCACTAGGGTGTGTTGTGCTGTTCAGCAAGGATACCGATTTTGTGCCTGTGTTAGAAGCCGCTTGGGAGAAAGGCTTTGAAGTCTTCATCGCCAACATTCAAGAAAGCCCCAATTCTGTCCCTTCAGACTTGAAGAAGTCTTGCAATGTGAGAGAGCGCAGTGTCGCTGAAATTGTAGGTAACTTGCCAAAAAATCAGTACACCCCCAAGAAAAAGAACTTTTCCCCCAACGAGCCTTTTAACAACCCATTTAAAGACCAACTCTTTAAGAAGAACTAA
- a CDS encoding KH domain-containing protein, which translates to MRESDPLNTPFSQAECKDYSYCVATFLEKYLKKVVSFPQALSVEYTLLEDKVKQITIYTHPSDMGHVIGKEGKMVSAIKAFVSGVKAKDGFSYKIVVFASNDKNGDKNPHALGDQTP; encoded by the coding sequence ATGCGCGAATCAGATCCTTTGAACACGCCTTTTTCTCAAGCTGAATGTAAGGACTATTCGTATTGCGTGGCAACTTTTTTAGAAAAATATTTAAAAAAGGTTGTTTCTTTTCCGCAAGCTTTGAGCGTGGAGTACACGCTTTTAGAAGATAAAGTCAAACAAATCACGATTTATACCCACCCATCAGACATGGGGCATGTGATTGGTAAAGAAGGTAAAATGGTGAGTGCGATTAAGGCGTTCGTTTCCGGCGTGAAAGCCAAAGATGGGTTTTCTTATAAAATCGTTGTTTTTGCCAGTAATGATAAAAATGGTGATAAAAATCCCCATGCTTTAGGCGATCAAACGCCTTGA
- a CDS encoding 30S ribosomal protein S16, which yields MTVIRLTRIGRKKKPFYRVVVTDSRKRRDGGWIESIGYYNPLSEPKDIKIDKERLNYWKGVGAKMSERVEKLSQKA from the coding sequence ATGACAGTCATTAGACTCACTCGTATCGGGAGAAAGAAAAAGCCTTTTTACAGAGTGGTGGTAACCGATTCTAGGAAAAGAAGGGATGGAGGCTGGATTGAATCCATTGGGTATTACAACCCTTTAAGCGAGCCTAAAGATATTAAAATTGATAAGGAGCGCTTGAATTACTGGAAAGGCGTGGGGGCTAAAATGAGCGAGAGGGTGGAAAAACTTTCTCAAAAAGCCTAA
- a CDS encoding DUF2130 domain-containing protein — translation MQENQTIPFKCPKCQAPINVSEVLYKQIERENQNKFLAQQKAFEKEVKEKRAQYQSHFKALEQKEEALKEQEKEQKAKFDDAVKQASALVLQDERAKIIEEARKNAFLEQQKGLELLQKELDEKSKQVQKLHQKEAEIERLKRENNEAESRLKAENEKKLNEKLETERERIEKALHEKNELKFKQQEEQLEMLRNELKNAQRKAELSSQQFQGEVQELAIEEFLRQKFPLDCIEEIKKGQRGGDCIQVVHAREFQNCGKIYYESKRTKEFQKAWVEKLKSDMREIGADVGVIVSEVLPKEMERMGLFEGVWVCSFEEFKGLSAVLREGVIQVSLAKKSQENKGDKVNLLYHYLTSSEFSMQVSAIIEGFEQLRADLENEKRAMARIWKSREKQMEKVFEGTINMYGSIKGIMGNAIGQVKALELGYDGEDLED, via the coding sequence ATGCAAGAAAATCAGACCATTCCTTTTAAATGCCCCAAGTGTCAAGCGCCAATTAATGTGAGTGAAGTGCTATACAAACAGATTGAGCGAGAAAATCAAAATAAGTTTTTAGCCCAGCAAAAAGCGTTTGAAAAAGAAGTGAAGGAAAAAAGAGCGCAGTATCAGAGCCATTTCAAAGCTTTAGAGCAAAAAGAAGAGGCCTTAAAAGAGCAAGAGAAGGAACAAAAGGCCAAATTTGATGATGCAGTCAAACAAGCGAGCGCGCTAGTCTTGCAAGATGAAAGGGCTAAAATCATTGAAGAAGCCAGAAAAAACGCTTTTTTAGAGCAACAAAAGGGCTTGGAATTGTTGCAAAAAGAATTAGATGAGAAGTCCAAACAAGTCCAGAAATTGCACCAGAAAGAAGCGGAAATTGAAAGGCTAAAAAGAGAAAATAACGAAGCAGAGAGCCGATTGAAAGCGGAGAATGAAAAAAAATTGAATGAGAAATTGGAAACGGAGAGAGAAAGAATAGAAAAAGCCTTGCATGAAAAAAATGAATTGAAATTCAAGCAGCAAGAAGAGCAATTAGAAATGTTAAGAAACGAGTTGAAAAACGCTCAAAGAAAGGCTGAATTAAGCTCGCAGCAATTCCAAGGCGAGGTGCAAGAATTGGCGATTGAAGAGTTTTTGAGGCAAAAATTCCCCTTAGATTGCATTGAAGAAATCAAAAAAGGGCAAAGAGGGGGCGATTGCATTCAAGTGGTGCATGCTAGGGAGTTTCAAAATTGCGGGAAAATTTATTATGAGAGCAAACGCACCAAAGAATTTCAAAAGGCTTGGGTGGAAAAGCTTAAAAGCGACATGCGAGAGATTGGGGCTGATGTGGGGGTCATTGTGAGTGAAGTGCTGCCTAAAGAGATGGAGAGAATGGGGTTATTTGAAGGGGTGTGGGTGTGTTCGTTTGAAGAGTTTAAGGGGTTGAGCGCGGTGTTAAGAGAGGGGGTTATTCAAGTGAGTTTGGCTAAAAAAAGTCAGGAAAATAAGGGCGATAAAGTGAATCTGCTCTATCATTATTTGACAAGCTCTGAATTTTCCATGCAAGTGAGTGCGATTATAGAGGGGTTTGAGCAATTGAGAGCGGATTTAGAAAACGAAAAACGCGCGATGGCTAGGATTTGGAAAAGCAGGGAAAAGCAAATGGAAAAAGTGTTTGAGGGCACGATTAACATGTATGGCTCTATCAAGGGCATTATGGGTAATGCGATAGGGCAAGTGAAGGCGTTGGAGCTTGGGTATGATGGGGAAGATTTAGAAGATTAG
- the rimM gene encoding ribosome maturation factor RimM: MFFMLLVGRIGKSVGLNGGLKLHLESDFPECLKKGVKVSVAPINAFSRASSFKEYTIHSYEHAKNLLFLETIHTLEKAKELTNLGLFMSEEESKKLCVLKEGEFFYCDLIGLSVVEGNEILGKVIEIQRISQTDYFMVETTLNLVEKGLAKIFLIPYRDFYIQEILLQDKKITTHNAKTLLENS; this comes from the coding sequence ATTTTTTTCATGCTTTTAGTGGGTAGAATTGGTAAAAGCGTGGGGCTTAATGGGGGGTTAAAACTTCATTTAGAGAGCGATTTTCCGGAGTGCTTAAAAAAGGGCGTTAAGGTGAGCGTCGCTCCAATCAACGCTTTCTCTCGCGCTTCTTCTTTTAAAGAATATACAATCCATTCTTATGAACATGCTAAAAATCTGTTATTTTTAGAAACTATCCACACGCTCGAAAAGGCTAAAGAGCTGACTAATTTAGGGCTTTTTATGAGTGAAGAAGAGAGCAAGAAACTCTGCGTTTTAAAAGAGGGCGAGTTTTTTTATTGCGATTTAATAGGGCTTAGCGTGGTGGAAGGAAACGAGATTCTAGGAAAAGTCATAGAAATCCAAAGGATTTCTCAAACAGATTATTTCATGGTTGAAACCACGCTTAACTTGGTTGAAAAAGGTTTGGCTAAGATTTTTTTAATCCCTTATAGGGATTTTTATATCCAAGAAATCCTTTTGCAAGACAAAAAAATAACCACCCATAACGCTAAAACGCTTTTAGAGAATAGTTGA
- the ffh gene encoding signal recognition particle protein produces MFQALSDGFKNALNKIRFQDDEKALDRALDELKKTLLKNDVHHKVARELLKKVESQTKLNGIGKQQFLDALEKSLLEILSAKGSSGFTFAQTPPTVVLMAGLQGSGKTTTTAKLAHYLKTKNKKVLLCACDLQRLAAVEQLKVLGEQVGVEVFHEENKSVKEIANNALKRAKEAQFDVLLVDSAGRLAIDKELMQELKEVKGILNPHEVLYVADALSGQDGVKSANTFNEEIGVSGVVLSKFDSDSKGGIALGITYQLGLPLRFIGSGEKIPDLDVFVPERIVGRLMGAGDIVSLAEKTASVLNPNEAKDLSKKLKKGQFTFNDFLNQIEKVKKLGSMSSLISMIPGLGNMANALKDTDLESSLEVKKIKAMVNSMTKKERENPEILNGSRRKRIALGSGLEVSEINRIIKRFDQASKMAKRLTNKKGISDLMNLMSQAKNQTPPKMR; encoded by the coding sequence ATGTTTCAAGCGTTAAGCGATGGGTTTAAAAACGCGCTCAATAAAATCCGCTTTCAAGATGATGAAAAAGCGCTAGATCGTGCGTTAGATGAATTGAAAAAAACGCTTTTGAAAAATGATGTGCATCATAAAGTCGCTAGAGAATTGCTCAAAAAAGTGGAAAGTCAAACTAAACTTAATGGCATTGGTAAGCAGCAATTTTTAGACGCTTTAGAAAAGAGTTTGTTAGAAATTTTAAGCGCTAAAGGGAGCAGTGGTTTCACTTTCGCTCAAACGCCCCCCACCGTGGTTTTAATGGCCGGTTTGCAAGGGAGCGGTAAGACAACCACCACCGCTAAACTCGCTCATTATTTAAAAACCAAAAATAAAAAAGTGCTTTTATGCGCATGCGATTTGCAACGCTTAGCGGCAGTGGAGCAATTAAAGGTTTTGGGCGAACAGGTGGGCGTGGAAGTGTTTCATGAAGAAAATAAAAGCGTGAAAGAAATCGCCAACAACGCTTTAAAAAGGGCTAAAGAAGCGCAATTTGATGTTTTACTCGTGGATAGCGCGGGGCGTTTAGCCATTGATAAAGAGCTTATGCAAGAATTAAAAGAAGTCAAAGGGATCTTAAACCCCCATGAAGTGCTGTATGTCGCAGACGCGTTGAGCGGGCAAGATGGGGTCAAAAGCGCGAACACCTTTAATGAAGAAATAGGCGTGAGTGGGGTGGTGTTAAGCAAATTTGATAGCGATTCTAAAGGGGGTATCGCCTTAGGCATCACTTACCAATTAGGCTTACCCTTGCGTTTTATTGGGAGCGGGGAAAAAATCCCTGATTTAGACGTGTTTGTGCCTGAAAGGATTGTGGGGCGTTTGATGGGGGCTGGAGATATTGTCTCGCTCGCTGAAAAAACCGCCAGCGTTTTAAACCCTAATGAAGCCAAAGATTTAAGCAAAAAGCTCAAAAAAGGGCAATTCACTTTCAATGATTTTTTAAACCAGATTGAAAAGGTGAAAAAATTAGGCTCTATGAGTTCTCTGATCTCTATGATTCCAGGTTTAGGGAATATGGCAAACGCGTTAAAAGACACGGATTTAGAAAGCTCTTTAGAGGTGAAAAAAATCAAGGCTATGGTCAATTCCATGACCAAAAAAGAGCGAGAAAACCCCGAAATTTTAAACGGCAGCCGAAGAAAAAGGATCGCTTTAGGGAGCGGCTTAGAAGTGTCTGAAATCAACCGCATTATCAAACGCTTTGATCAGGCGAGCAAAATGGCGAAACGCTTAACCAATAAAAAGGGTATTAGCGATTTGATGAATCTAATGAGTCAGGCTAAAAATCAAACGCCCCCTAAAATGCGCTAA